Within Porites lutea chromosome 2, jaPorLute2.1, whole genome shotgun sequence, the genomic segment ataagcaagccaataacaataataaataaaaaattcaaaaatccCTGAGagctataataataacaataatatgcTATGCCAtggtaaaatctaaaaaaatgaaattcgaaAATTCCTAactaaatttaaatcaaacaatagaACTATTCCAACAGAGTGAAAGCTTCCTTAATAAGAAATGTTCTaagttgctttttaaaaatggcgAGGTTGCTACTTGTTCTTAAGATCAATGGCAACGAGTTCCATAAAACAGGTGCAGCATGAGCAAAGGCCCGATCCCCCTGAGTGTAGAGCAGTTGACTTTTGGAAGGAACAGAAGAGATTGTGCAGACGAACGAAGAGCATAATTAGCAGCTGGTTTCAGGGATAAAAGATCTTCAATGTAGGATGGACTTTGGTTGTGTAATGACTTGTACACAAAAAGGAGCAATTTGAACTGAACTCTAAACGTTACTGGAAGCCAATGTAAGTCGATAAGGGCGGGtgtgatatgatcaaattttCACAACTTAATTGAGATCACCATGGAAATGTACTATTTATACACTCCAGAATAATTAGTTGTAAAACGTTTGAACACTTTCTGATGAAAAGTGAACAAACTAGGAgtattaaaaatttcaaaaataaagtaaCGTCCTGTTGTGAGAGTTGTGACGCCAGTAACCATACTAAATAACACTCGCGACAATTTGCCATTTATTGAGAGGCCCTTTTTAGGCTCCCAGTTTATAGATTAGCTTCAAAGTTGATAAGACTCAATTTAAACGGGGCGAGGTGATTAATGGGGTGGTGGATATAATTGAGCCAGAGACGGTCCCGTACTTGTTTCTTATAGTTGGCCAATGCACTTAGTTATAGAAAAGTGGAACTCATTTGAAGCCGAAGTAATTGCCCCCCTATAGTCATCTTTGATACCAATGTTGAAAgttcttttaaaattaacatACTTATTATAGTGTGGGCTGCGCACGTAACATAACGGCGttaccagggcggataaaggttgggatCCTTTATCCGTCCTGGGTGTTTATTTAGATGCTCGCCCTTTCCTGGATCACTTTCGCGCCATTCGAGAGCGTATTTGCGAACCCAATTTTGTACCTTTACCATCACATTCAACGCAATGTAACGTCACGACAATTTCATTGATTGCATTTCACCCGCTCGCGTATTACGTTAGAccttagaatttttttttttttaacttctgcTGTTACTTGGAATtaagtaattaacaattattcctcgagcccgaatgggctctgagtcaatagcccatgaggccgaaggccgaatgggctattgactcagaggccatgatggcgaaggaataattgtttttgtaaaatccaactagttggtcaaagatatcgagaataaaaaacttttagctagttaaagctggactttaattatttttggcagCCAAAAAGCGCGTGcatttcgctactagtgggctataacatatagcctagtagtagctcaacctaTCAGAACGCAGCACGCATTGATAAGAGACctctagttggattttactaatttctAATATACCTGCCATTCTATCGCAATTTAGAACGAGTAAAACACCCTACCAGCTTGTTTCATTTCGCATTTCTCGTTTGTTATGTTAGAGGCAACTCCAACAAGACTCTCCGTTGTTCGCGCTAAAAATGTTATCATATCAGGAGTCACGTGATTGATGTCGTCACAGCTTTGATGGTAACACTGTTTCATGTATCCGCGAAAGTCAGCAGTATCTGTAAGGAAAACCGTGGGTAGTGAAGGATCGGCGTCCCAGAACCGATAATGATCTGAGCGAAAGAAGTCTTGCAAAGAAAATTGAACTTGCCGTGGCCAGTTACTTGGTCTTCCTTCCACGCCGGAAATTTTTACTGCTAATGATTTGAAAGTGCCTgttaaaacaaagacaaaattttataccatttttttttttgtaccttcAACTTTTCATAAGCACTCCTGTTCACTAATTAACAACCAACGTGTTCAAGCTAAATAGCCCGAAGGACCAAGGCTACTTAATCTGACGTAGCAGAATCATAGAAACTCGAAATATAGCAGTGAATTAGTAGCAATCAATAAACAACCAGTATTTGAGGCCGTGTATGGTGTGAACATAAATGCACATAAATGAGTTTGTTATCCAAGTCGAAAGCTGTGGCCAACACTTAGCAAACTCCGAGGACTGCATAACTTTGTTAATTCTTCAAATTCAGACAAATGACGGCCAACGTTGAGCAATACAAAGTTATTACGGGAATGATGATAATCTTGCGAATTTGGTCAGCTCGttataaaaaagtaacaacCGCTGGATTCAGACCAATCAGAATTGGAGAAAAAATTCGattcaataattttaataatagtCGCATGTGTGGCGTTTCAGACttaaaacatttattaacaGTGATCATCCAAACAAAAATGCCCTCTACTCATGGAGAGCATAGATATACTccttacatgaaaaaaaaaacaattattaaattccAAGTTTATTGGCCAAGGAAAGCACAGTCCTTTGTACAATACAAACCTAGACAAGTACTTTAAGGCATGGCATTCGTAACGTGTAGCTCTctattaatttttcacattgtgAACTGTTCATTAGAGTATGGTGAATGATTTTCATTATAGTTGTAATAGAGTTAATGGATTGTCCGTGTTAAAATAAGGATTATCTACCTAACATCTATCCAGTTAAAACAGGAGGAGGGCCAGTTGTTCTAAAGGTTGATAACCCTATCCATCGAATAAATCTCTATTCAATGGATAGCGCAACTGGTTTTGCTACTAGTTGTCCaacagttgttcgaaggccgattagcacttaacccggggttaaatataacccgggtttctttgtttcttgtgttcaaaagcattttctcggataattttctgtgctattttgagagcttccaatcatcaacttgtagacaaaaagaattaaaactgaaatgctttctaagctttcaaatctgaattcaaatctcgcactaaccctgggttatcttaacccagctttgaacaactcggcccagatagtgatttatccggtggatagcgatACAACCGGGGCCAGATGTTCAAATGAACAAATCAGTTCCTAGTATAGCCGGAACGGCCGCTGAAAACGCGGATCCAAAAACCAGTATGGgcaagtcgcaattctatttagtGTTTCTTTTCTGATTGACTGTGACATTATTGAAggatttttctcatttttcgaAAACCGCTTGATCCATCCATATTTACTGGTCGAACACATTGCATACAGCAACTAACCTGGGTTGGTGTAAAGCTTAAGAGCCTGCAGTAAAGCGGTCATCCCTGATCCGTTATCATCCACACCAGGAGTTGTGTCCTCGGAGTCATAatgagaaccaatcagaacaaTCTTATCGTCACGTGATCCAGTGTACCGACCAGGCAATTGACCAATGATATTAACACCTGGAtacttaaaaacaagaagtaaaACATTACAGAGAGATAAAACTAATTCAATGAACGTAGAAAGCAGCATAGAATAGGTCAAAGTATATGTGTGCTCACTATCAGAAATATGGTACAAGCGTAATTAACGGACAGCGATGAAGTTACAAATACGTTATTGACCCGGCCAGGATGAGGTCAAAACGGCTAGTTATTGCCAAGTTCTTCTTTGCGTTTTTATTCGTCACCgtcaataaaaacgcaaaatagAAGGAGGCCAATATTCACCCATCTTGACccaacaagcttggtcaataaaggatttattacgTGCcgccaaaaagagaacttttactTGCAGGGCCAACGCGGGAAccccgagcgggcaagatgcACTTGggtaaccaatcagaaagcaggattcgcttcatcttgcccgctcgcggATTCGAGTCGTTTCTATTAAGCCTTTCAGATCAGGCTCACTGGACCAGGTTTTAACGAATCTAACATTGTCGCATAAAATATGTTGGAACCCGAGTTTGAACATTTCGTTGGAAGGTGCTGGATGTTGCTGAGTTGATACTTTTGGGCTCCTTCAAACGGATCCAACGCTATGTAAAAATGATGGACCAGCCTTGTTCTTCACAATGATGATGAAACATTCCTGCTTATAATGATGGACCAACATTTTTGGAAGATGTTTGACTGACATGTCGAAGCCATGCACGACAATGCGCAACAAACATTTAGAAAACGATGAAATGCATGTGCGTTTTACACTGCTGTTGGGTGCAAGATAACATTGTCAAATGATTTAATTCTAgctttccaaaacaaaatgcgAGTACGGCGATTTCCCAGTTATCTGGTTAAAAACCACGAGAGTCTTTTTGTCGTCCGAAAGACGAGTTTTAAATCACTAATTGGGTTCAATTTTGAACAGCGTTCATTTCTCTAGGAACTTTTGTGCTTCTTAAGCATCCTTTTAAATTAAGTTGACCAGTCAGCGTGGTTTATCTATCCTCCAACAGATTCAAGCACTCAATGGTCCATGACATAACAAACTTGGTAGTCGTTTTAAAATTACCTGCGGGTTGTTACTTTGAAATTCTTCAGTCCACGTGCTCAGTCCGTGGTCTTTGAATGTTTTCACGATATAGTCACGTGCGTTCTGTTTCTCAGCAGGGTTTACCGCGACGTTCCTTGTTTTCGTGAAGTGACTCAGTATGGAACGCAGAGACTCGGTCAAAGTCATAGAATCGACGCTGAAGATTGCTGAAGAAGAAAGTTTAAGAGTCGAGACACTGGAAAATAACAGCTAGTTGAAAAATACACACTGGCAAAGGctttcttattttaaacttctttctttcttccttaccgtctttccttccttctttccttccctTTTAAATGCGATGCGCTTAACAACTTTGTAGAATGAtggccattttcattgtcgtgcAAATTTACTCCGTTTTCGCGCAAGCTTATTGCCTGATTTACACGTTAAAATTATGTGATGTCACACACGATCGTCTCCGCTGAAAACCACGCCATCGCCTACCACACACACATTCTTGTTACCTCATGATCATGATATTTATCACATAAGCTCTCTTTCTTTGCTTTAAACCATGTGATATCACACACGACTTTTTAAATCTATTATCACTGATAACATGTGAGTGTCATTTCCAATACAAGCTTTTATATGGGTTACCTGTGGTCAACTTCAGTACAATGCTGAGCTGTTCCACTCAAATTTATAATTGACGTTTTGGAATAATCGCAATACCTTGATACTGAAATGGAACAATCAGAAAGCCAAATGTAATGGAAATTGATAATTACAGAACGGTCAGTGCCTTGCAGTAATGACAGTTCATAGAACCAATTCTCTGCCTATTTTCAATTCATCAGCTGTGGTTGCATGATAATTTTCGTTATATCTGCATTGTGTCGCTCATATTGAATCGAGAATTTAAGAAACTAAATATACGTATCTGCTAGGCCAGCCTGACCAGCCTGACTGCATGAAACCTCCTCGCTCTTTACATGATGACCTTACTAAGTAGCAAATTCTGCATAATTGAGTTTGAATTTTTCATTTACAACTTGCGGGTTGGCCAAACTACAAGGTCTAGTTTCAAAGCCGCCTTTTGCTGAATTTAACTCCCTGTTCAAAGCAACCCTCAACAATGTACGAGATGAAACTGAACTGGGGTATGCAAAACAATAACCACTTTTTAGAACTCTTAATTTTACATTATTACAAGTAAAATCCTTTTTTGGTACCTGATGCAAGACAAAGTAGCAGCATCAGAGTTCTTAAACCAGCCATGCTGTGGAATGTTTGCCACACTCTCTCGCGTTGTTTGGTAGCGTCCTGTTGTCAAATGTTTGCAACAGTTTTTGCGTTGTTACATTTAAGAGATGAGTGACTCTTAAGAAGTTATGTTGTTTTAACAacttaaaagtatttaaaaacttaaaagtatTTGCCACAATTTCAATACATTATTCAACAGATCCCGGAGTGTCTTTTGTGACGTCATGGTACTTATATGAAGTCATGTTGTCCAGTGTAGCATGTGTGTCACGTGACTTTTGAAACACCAAAATTATgggataaaaagaaagaaaggagaaGGTAAGGGCATCAACCAGTGGGTCTGCcaatttaaaggttttaaattgTTCACAATGAGATTTTGAGACGTCTCCGCTAGCctcagtagcctgcgtagctgaaGGATTTATCAAGCGAGCGTACAAATGAACTCCTAAATCGAGTGGCGAAGTTGCGAGAAAAATAGAACCGGTGGTTCTTCGTTTTTTTCCGCAGAGCTCTAAGTTAATGGTACGTTTTTTTACGCTGTAAAATCTGTCAGCGAAATCGATCTAGATACTGACTGATAACTTGGTCCTTTAGTCTTTAATGCTTAGTGCCTGCAAGACCTTGCAAGAGGCACGCGTCTTTGAAACCAACCATTCCTGTAACGCCATTTTGCAGCTGCGAGGCGCCTCCCTTTATCGGCTTGTGATAATTTGACTCCTAGTTAATAGTTCATTGCTATTTTTTCTCGCTAGATTATTTGTTGGTGTACTAGCACTTTAATCTGCAATTGTGGCTCTTTTAATGCTAAAACATAAATGAATTAAAAGTTTCATTCAATCCCTTCTGATTCAATCCATTATAATATTTCCAGACATTCCAACACCCGTGGAATCTCAATTTCAGTTTTGTGTCAATCATCTCAGATTTGTCACCCCTATTCATTCTCTGTAACGGACGCTCTAAGAGGAGGTTCTATGGAAGCTCAATGACGAGCAGGGTCAAAATTTAATTATAATGACACCAACCATTGAGAACCTGTTATCACAGATATATAACATGTACAGCACTCTTGCCCAGCTACATAACATCCGAGGTCTCGGTATATAACACTTCCGTAAAGGGACTGCATGTCCTCGCCTGGACGGTTCATTTTTAACGTAAAAGTGCTGGTGGGATTTGAGGGGTGAGGCCATCCAAAAGCATATAACCTCAAAAGGAGCACAGACGTAAAGAACGTGGTAGATTTATCTTTAGCGATGCCATCTGCCAGGGTAGCGGGGTAGGGGTATCCTCTACCAGCAGGAGAAGTAAGGCGACTCCTTCCTTCCGCTAGCCTACAGGTCACCTGTGGGAAGGATGTAGTACCCGGTCAGCCCCCGATCAGGGTTACGTGAAGTCATGGGAGCGGGTGAAGGTTGTTGATGAGGAGGCACCTGATATCATAATCCACAGTGTTGGCTCCAATAACTACCACCAGGCATAGGATCCTTCTACCTTGGACACTGGCTGAGGCTACCTATCTtgaaaagagaaacaaagaaagactcGGGACCCTACTTTCCGAAACAACCAGTCTCAACAATCTGAGACTGATATCAACGGAAACAACGTCGTTTCCGCTATGTGGTCGAAGATGCGACGTCCATCAGGATAGGCAGTAGATGATGTTGACCGCATCTGCAATGATGCAAACATGTTTCCAGAATTCTAAAATATACCTTTTCTGGGGTCctggaattcaattttttccccTTCCATTCTTACTCTATTGTTCACCCCAACAACATGTCGActgttttactgaaaaatggaGCCAGATCTCTCGACGGCGAAATTTAGCTCTCTTTGATCTGAACTCGTCTCTATAAATGAATAAGATACAATAACATTATCCCAAATACTATACATTTCAAAACTAAGCAAAGTGCACCATCTTAAAATTTTCGAGGGTAAGACGCCTTGTCTTGAGACACTCCTCCTCCCCCCCTCCACCAGTATGTTACCTTAAAATGCTTGTTTAAAAATTACAGCGAGGGTCAGCTTGAcaagttttaattttactttatatttttttttatatatttttttttccttttgaccgAAGTGAGCTTCACTCAATTTCAGCCCGCGCTAAAATGGTCCAGGGTCGAGGTTGAaatccaagttgaaaatgtgcTGGAAGAAACATTATCGTATCGCTGTCTGGCTTTGTCTCTCAGTCTTCTTACAATTAGAAAGGCTTTCTGAACGTCTCTTGTAGCCGATCTGATTCTCAGCTCTGTCGCTGATAAATCCAACAAACAGACTCGGTTATGGTTCTTCACAGACCAAACACCAGTAACATGACAAGAACACTAATCAGCTGCACCATTTCTAGTCCATCATAGCCTGGTGAAATGTAACAGAAACAAATTTGCCTGATTTTATGATCGTGCTTATGAACACAAAAGAAACTAAGTTACACTGCATTTGTGCAAAGTGTGGTGAGAGCGCGGTTCAAACAACGTCAACTTttcgaaaaatgaaaaacggaaATGTGGCAAAAATATTGAGAAGATCGTCCAACCTTGTCCCTAGAGctttaaattctattttctaAGGTAGACCCTCGGGACGAGGTTGAAGATCGTTTAACTCTACGCTGCAAAAGTGTCAACAAACAAGTCATTCATAAACAGTCAGTGTGAAATCTAAATaagcgtttctttttttttggcagctTGTTCGTATCCAGcaaccctgcgagcagagtctccgttcatcttcctagataagtcccgacttatctaagaagatcgaaggagactctgctcgcagggtagtatCCAGCCCACAAAACCTGAAAGAGCTGGCAAACGGCCTCAAACGCGCATCATGCCAAGCGAAGAGATCATATCATGATCTCTTGGCTAAGCGCACAGGAGGTCACGAGCAtttttttaaggcatttttAAGGATCCAGGCGGTTGCCTTCAAGACTCTTATCGATCATATATAACTTGCCTTTAGCACCACTCTTAACACCAATTTTATTTGAACTCCATTCCGCTTTGAACCCCTTAAGGGTACCCAGTTCGTCCGAGTGAAACATGATATACAGGGACTGGGCCGAGGCCTTGATTGGCTCAGGCGCTGTCCTTTCGCAATACTTTCCtgtaaatgataaaacaattattcagaTCATCACCACGACGGAAGGGAGCGAAAATATTGTTGGCAAGCCCTGTTTGATAGTCGAATCCTCTTGCATATGCATAATACACTATTGAAAATGACTGCACTGACGCCGGCCAGTTCCGCCATCTCAGTTggttttccaaaacaatgaaacagggACAAAAGAAgacaggcttttttttttcattttgctcaAAATCAGTATTCGTGAAAATTATGTGGGGGATAATTTTGTACTGAAACAttaaaagacttttttttttcattacgaGAAAGAGAAGGTTTGCGGTTAATACACAGCACAATGACCATTTCACTAACCTTTCACCTCGTTTCTTTGTCAAAACCGCTCGTTAACTGCTTATCATAAGGTaccttagcctcccacgcagacgttcttgggggttcgtcacgcgtggGGCAGGAACGTGTGACGAACCACTAAGAACGTCGCGTGAGAGGCTAAAGGTACCTTTTAACAACATGGAGATTATTTTCCATGTTTTCCTTACGGAAATATATCTTAAAGTTTTTCCAAATAGCTATACACTGCCCTTTAATTGCGAATTTCATGTTACGCgagttaattcatttattaccAATCAGTGGTGCTGCTTTGTCTGTTCCATCCCTTATTTCCACGTAGTCCGCGGTACAGTTTTCACTCTGTTCCAAATCAAAAGTGGTAAACTTGAGAATGAGATTATCTTGTCCAGCGTCCACTTCAATGGTCCACGCGCATTGAATGTTGTTAGGGTACGTCGTGCTAAAGTAAGGAGAAGTAATTTCACCCCTATCTGAAGTGAGTTTCTGAGAACAGTttgctaaaaaagaaaacaaaattgcgAATCACAGGAAGAATAAAACAGTGGGTGGTCCTCAGGcatcaaataaaaatttatatatttatttgttcatttatttattattttaagtgCCTGGCACGTTGGAAATATAAAAGTGATAAATTTTTCACGTACATAATTTTGAGCAAATGTAACAATTAACTTGAGATTTGCGTCTACCACAAGGGTAAGTAGCT encodes:
- the LOC140926186 gene encoding uncharacterized protein produces the protein MAGLRTLMLLLCLASVSRYCDYSKTSIINLSGTAQHCTEVDHSVSTLKLSSSAIFSVDSMTLTESLRSILSHFTKTRNVAVNPAEKQNARDYIVKTFKDHGLSTWTEEFQSNNPQYPGVNIIGQLPGRYTGSRDDKIVLIGSHYDSEDTTPGVDDNGSGMTALLQALKLYTNPGTFKSLAVKISGVEGRPSNWPRQVQFSLQDFFRSDHYRFWDADPSLPTVFLTDTADFRGYMKQCYHQSCDDINHVTPDMITFLARTTESLVGVASNITNEKCEMKQADCIQEADIVAYKGEIQEIKTPYFGTQYPNNMDCGWSIRLNTTGMKRPELTFKFTAFDLEESTNCSADYVELRDGTEKTAKLIGRYCGKTLPSIERPLSPYLYVTFHSDELGAFEGFKAEISGVKGCGQGLWQLTGVLVMVSLFIYL